A window of the Cystobacter fuscus genome harbors these coding sequences:
- a CDS encoding GNAT family N-acetyltransferase — protein sequence MPSFSALARPFNVKPTLLPLSRGYRGACWAPPFALDASHKQAIYGALREVSTLAFGADMAPYWRDRSLDGYLDKLTRFYFIHGADDRIVGWTGYHRLTLAGQTCLYLDSTGVLPELQNTGIMTGLFSQFLLAELLRAGPRDLYVAMRTENPVVYQSFYKVAGERNTFPSLSMPVPDKVQEMGRQLAAWLKQGDKLEAPSLRVKGAYDNLDALYGELPTCDDDNINRYFRQHLRPVDAFLVLARLSLPGILFFLTTRKLGRALRGSRARAERKAARATGSHLWNARP from the coding sequence ATGCCCTCCTTTTCGGCACTCGCCCGTCCCTTCAACGTCAAACCCACCCTCCTCCCGCTCTCGCGCGGCTACCGCGGCGCCTGCTGGGCACCGCCCTTCGCGCTGGACGCCTCGCATAAGCAGGCCATCTACGGCGCGCTCCGCGAGGTCTCCACGCTCGCCTTCGGCGCCGACATGGCGCCCTACTGGCGCGACCGCTCCCTCGACGGTTACCTGGACAAGCTCACCCGCTTCTATTTCATCCACGGCGCGGATGACCGGATCGTCGGCTGGACGGGCTACCACCGGCTGACGCTGGCCGGGCAGACGTGCCTGTACCTGGACTCGACGGGGGTGCTCCCCGAGTTGCAGAACACCGGCATCATGACGGGGCTTTTCAGTCAGTTCCTCCTGGCGGAACTGCTGCGCGCGGGACCGCGGGATCTCTACGTCGCCATGCGCACGGAGAACCCCGTCGTCTATCAGTCCTTCTACAAGGTGGCGGGAGAGCGCAACACCTTTCCCAGCCTCTCCATGCCGGTGCCGGACAAGGTCCAGGAGATGGGCCGCCAGCTCGCCGCGTGGCTCAAGCAGGGCGACAAGCTGGAGGCGCCGTCGCTGCGGGTGAAGGGCGCGTACGACAACCTGGACGCGCTCTACGGCGAGCTGCCCACCTGCGACGACGACAACATCAACCGCTACTTCCGCCAACACCTGCGGCCCGTGGACGCCTTCCTCGTGCTGGCCCGGTTGTCCCTGCCGGGCATCCTGTTCTTCCTCACCACCAGGAAGCTGGGCAGGGCGCTGCGTGGGAGTCGCGCGCGGGCCGAGCGCAAGGCCGCTCGAGCAACCGGCTCTCACCTCTGGAATGCACGCCCATGA